From the genome of Amycolatopsis granulosa:
TGGCATACCGCCGGACCTTCACCCGCGGCTGATCGCTACCGTGGACCGCATGCTCCGCCGACGCACCGCCGGTGTTCTCGCCCTGGTCCTGGCGCTGTCCACCGCCTGCTCGACGGCGCCCCAGGAGCCGCTGCCCGACGGGCGAGCGCTCGTGGACGCCGCCGGCGTGAGCCTCGACGGGGTCCGCAGCGTCCGGTTCGACTTCAGCGTCAGCTCCACCGTCCCCGGCCTGGACATCCGTGAGGTCAAGGGATTGGCCAGCAAGGACGGCGGTCCGCACGGCACGGCGATCGGGCAGGCGGACGTGCAGGCGTCGGTCGAGCGGTTCGAGCTGGACTACGTGCTGGCCGGCGAGACGCTGTTCCTCACCGACCGGAAGGGCAGGCAGTCGCAGGTTCCGGTGCCCGCCGACTACAACCCCGCGACGCTCCTCGATCCCGGCCGCGGGCTGCCGAAACTGCTCGCCGAGGCGACCGGGCTGAAGACCGAGACCAAGGAGGACGTCCTCGGCGTCGAGGCGTACCGGGTCACCGGGAAGCTCGCCAGGGACGTCATCTCCGGGGTCGTGCCCGGCATCCAGGCCGATGTCGACGTCAAGTTCTGGGTGACGCAGGCCGAGCCGCGCAACCTGGTCCGGGTGTGGATCCAGGTGCCGCCGCGGCAGCCGAACGAGGGCGCTACCCAGCTGGAGCTCGCGCTGTCCGATCAGAACGTGCCGGTCGGAACCACCCCCGGCCGTTAGGCCGGGCAGCGCGTGCCGGGGGCCGGCTGGGTGCCGTCCACCAGGTAGTCGAGGCCGGCGACGTCCACGCACATGTCACCGTGCAGGAACGCGGTGTGCTGCGTGCCCG
Proteins encoded in this window:
- a CDS encoding LppX_LprAFG lipoprotein encodes the protein MLRRRTAGVLALVLALSTACSTAPQEPLPDGRALVDAAGVSLDGVRSVRFDFSVSSTVPGLDIREVKGLASKDGGPHGTAIGQADVQASVERFELDYVLAGETLFLTDRKGRQSQVPVPADYNPATLLDPGRGLPKLLAEATGLKTETKEDVLGVEAYRVTGKLARDVISGVVPGIQADVDVKFWVTQAEPRNLVRVWIQVPPRQPNEGATQLELALSDQNVPVGTTPGR